Proteins co-encoded in one Parus major isolate Abel chromosome 17, Parus_major1.1, whole genome shotgun sequence genomic window:
- the TLR4 gene encoding toll-like receptor 4, which translates to MPSRGAHPVGTLLVLLQLPFVPCPVAGCLLDPCLEVTPNTTFRCTGLNISGVPDGVPNTTQNLDLSFSNLKSLESNYFASVPELQLLDLSRCHLHTIEDNSFMDLHRLSTLILTANSLQHLGKAAFYGLTSLKKLVLVETNRTSLSELPIAHLHTLQELNLGHNSITSLKLPEYFTNMTSLRHLSFFSNKITSISRGDLDALREGNRLNLTLVLSLNNIKSIEPGAFVGIHLAELALRSAFENFMMQTSLQGLAGLQVSRLIVGEFRDSKNLQDFKRGLLTGLCQVQMEEFVLICFREFEDDTDTLFNCIGNVSTVRLVDLGLEEISQVPARSKVKQLECKKCSFEDVPALKLSLFKELRVLRITKNKRLKNFSQNFEGLTNLEVIDLSENRLTFSSCCSPQFQNCPNLKHLNLSFNSNIRLTGDFTNVKNLLYLDLQHTTLFGPGSYPVFLSLQKLIYLDISHTKTEVKSQCTFCGLNSLQVLKMAGNSFEGNKLAGNFKNLSHLHTLDISSCKLEHVDQSTFDALSELKELNISNNKLLTFDPGVYQPLRALRVLDFSRNQLTVLLHSAWEILPDSLVLLDISQNLFDCSCVYLDFLTWIKEKQELLQNKELMLCHTPSYTVNVSLPSFDLSSCHVSAGKVASSVVVLLCVVVFLFLIYKYYFQLYYSVVLLSGCKHSAERGDTYDAFVIHSSKDQEWVIKELVEPLEGGAPPFRLCLYYRDFLPGVPVVTNIIQEGFLSSRNVIAVISANFLESKWCSFEFDIAQSWQLVEGKTGIIMIVLENVDKALLRQRLGLSRYLRRNTYLEWKDKEISKHIFCRQLTGVLLEGKKWNHEEVKLM; encoded by the exons ATGCCCAGCAGAGGAGCCCATCCTGTGGGGAcactcctggtgctgctgcagctgccattTGTCCCGTGCCCAGTGGCAGGCTGCCTCCTGGATCCCTGCTTGGAG GTCACCCCTAACACAACCTTCAGATGCACTGGACTGAACATCTCTGGAGTTCCTGATGGAGTCCCAAACACCACCCAGAACCTGGACCTCAGTTTCAGCAACCTGAAATCACTGGAGTCAAATTATTTTGCATcagtccctgagctgcagcttctggaTCTCTCAAG GTGTCACCTCCACACAATAGAAGATAACTCCTTTATGGATCTCCATAGACTTTCCACCTTGATTTTAACTGCCAATTCCCTCCAGCACCTGGGGAAAGCAGCTTTCTATGGCTTAACATCTCTGAAAAAACTGGTTCTGGTGGAAACCAACAGAACCTCTCTGTCTGAGCTGCCCATTGCACACTTGCACactctgcaggagctgaattTAGGCCACAACAGCATTACTTCATTGAAGCTTCCTGAGTATTTCACCAACATGACCTCCCTCAGGCACCTGAGCTTCTTCTCTAACAAGATCACATCAATCTCCAGAGGAGACCTTGATGCCCTGAGGGAAGGGAACAGGCTCAACCTGACTCTGGTGCTTTCCTTGAACAATATAAAATCCATAGAGCCGGGGGCCTTTGTGGGGATTCACCTCGCTGAGCTGGCCCTCAGGTCCGCTTTTGAGAACTTCATGATGCAAACTTCTCTGCAAGGCCTGGCTGGTTTGCAGGTCAGCAGACTCATAGTTGGGGAGTTCAGGGACAGTAAGAACCTGCAGGACTTCAAGAGGGGGCTCTTGACTGGACTGTGCCAGGTACAGATGGAAGAGTTTGTCTTAATCTGCTTCAGGGAGTTTGAGGATGACACAGACACTCTCTTTAACTGCATAGGCAACGTCTCCACTGTTCGCTTGGTGGACCTCGGACTTGAGGAGATATCACAGGTTCCTGCGAGGTCTAAAGTGAAACAGCTGGAATgcaaaaaatgcagttttgagGATGTGCCTGCCCTGAAGCTGTCGCTTTTCAAGGAGCTGAGAGTGCTCCGTATTACCAAGAACAAAAGACTCAAAAACTTCAGTCAGAATTTTGAGGGTCTCACTAACCTGGAGGTTATAGATTTGAGTGAGAACAGACTCACCTTCAGCAGTTGCTGCTCCCCTCAGTTTCAAAATTGTCCAAATTTGAAACACTTGAACTTAAGCTTCAATTCTAATATCAGATTGACTGGAGATTTCACTAATGTGAAGAATTTGTTATATTTGGACCTTCAGCACACAACTTTATTTGGTCCTGGCTCCTACCCTGTCTTTCTGTCCCTTCAGAAACTGATTTACCTTGATATTTCCCATACCAAAACCGAAGTTAAATCCCAGTGCACATTTTGTGGCTTGAACTCTTTGCAAGTGCTCAAGATGGCAGGAAACTCCTTTGAGGGCAATAAGCTGGCAGGCAACTTCAAAAACCTAAGTCACCTCCACACCTTGGATATTTCAAGCTGCAAATTAGAACATGTGGATCAAAGTACTTTTGATGCCCTCTCTGAGCTAAAGGAGCTAAACATCAGTAACAATAAGCTCCTGACCTTCGATCCTGGAGTCTACCAGCCCCTCCGAGCCCTCAGAGTCCTGGATTTCAGCAGGAACCAGCTGACTGTTCTGCTGCACTCAGCCTGGGAAATCCTGCCTGACAGCCTGGTCCTGTTGGATATCTCTCAAAACCTGTTTGACTGCTCCTGTGTGTACCTGGACTTCCTGACATGGATcaaggagaagcaggagctgctgcagaacaaGGAGCTGATGCTGTGCCACACTCCCTCGTACACGGTGAACGTGAGCCTGCCAAGCTTTGACCTGTCCTCCTGCCACGTCAGCGCAGGCAAGGTTGCCTCCTCAGTGgttgtgctgctctgtgtggtggttttccttttcctgatttaCAAGTACTACTTCCAGCTCTACTACTCCGTGGTGCTGCTCAGTGGGTGCAAACACTCCGCGGAAAGAGGTGACACCTACGATGCCTTTGTCATCCACTCCAGCAAAGACCAGGAATGGGTGATAAAGGAGCTGGTGGAACCCTTGGAAGGGGGAGCACCTCCCTTCCGCCTGTGTCTGTACTACAGGGACTTCCTGCCAGGGGTACCTGTTGTCACCAATATCATCCAGGAGGGGTTTCTCAGTAGCAGGAATGTCATCGCCGTCATCTCCGCCAACTTCCTGGAGAGCAAGTGGTGCAGCTTTGAGTTTGATATTGCCCAGTCCTGGCAGCTGGTGGAGGGAAAGACTGGGATCATCATGATTGTGCTGGAAAATGTGGATAAGGCCCTGCTGAGGCagaggctggggctgtcccGGTACCTGAGGAGGAACACCTACCTGGAGTGGAAAGACAAGGAAATAAGCAAGCACAtcttctgcaggcagctgacaggggtgctgctggaagGCAAAAAATGGAATCATGAGGAGGTAAAACTCAtgtga